One Effusibacillus pohliae DSM 22757 DNA segment encodes these proteins:
- a CDS encoding transposase — protein sequence LNGRVTLHHRRIIQRSLEHLKFLEQSIADLEADMEQYFAPYQQQEELLQTIPGVGPNVAKVILAEIGTDMSVFPSASHLSSWAGLSPGNHESAGKKNGQERRRATKR from the coding sequence CTCAATGGCCGGGTGACACTGCATCATCGCCGGATCATTCAGCGTTCCCTGGAGCACCTGAAGTTCCTTGAGCAATCCATCGCTGACCTGGAGGCGGACATGGAGCAATACTTTGCCCCCTATCAGCAACAGGAAGAACTGCTCCAAACGATTCCAGGCGTGGGGCCGAACGTAGCCAAAGTGATCTTGGCAGAAATCGGCACCGATATGTCCGTATTTCCTTCGGCATCCCATCTTTCATCGTGGGCGGGGCTCAGCCCCGGAAATCACGAAAGTGCGGGTAAAAAAAACGGGCAAGAACGACGCAGGGCAACCAAGCGCTGA
- a CDS encoding YphA family membrane protein produces MNPDVSNLLTMLVLAILFATDWGTRYVRGSRLQVAHWVVLFVCIGIFGFFEVRIHRVPIHLGSVLVLLAVFAYAATIGKMGRKLHFLCAAVTAAACCFVLMTLFPYDPAFYLLDERYLHPAVAVASAYLFSREPLFSLNASAAGILLAGIAHDSRLAAVTGVIRVGGSDLLDLVCTTVILSFLVDLLVVLAEFLLAKMNRRSAGRLEGDAT; encoded by the coding sequence ATGAATCCGGATGTGTCCAATTTGCTGACGATGCTCGTACTGGCGATTTTGTTCGCCACCGACTGGGGTACGCGATATGTGCGGGGCTCCCGGTTGCAGGTTGCCCATTGGGTGGTGCTGTTCGTCTGCATCGGTATTTTCGGCTTTTTCGAGGTGCGGATACACCGCGTGCCGATTCATCTCGGCTCCGTCTTGGTACTGCTGGCCGTTTTTGCATATGCCGCGACGATTGGAAAAATGGGCCGCAAGCTGCATTTTCTCTGTGCTGCTGTGACAGCGGCCGCCTGCTGTTTTGTGCTGATGACTTTATTCCCGTATGATCCCGCGTTTTATCTGCTGGATGAGCGGTATTTGCATCCGGCTGTGGCGGTGGCATCCGCCTATCTGTTTTCGCGGGAACCGCTGTTTTCCCTGAACGCCTCGGCAGCCGGAATTTTATTGGCGGGGATCGCGCATGACAGCCGGTTGGCGGCCGTTACCGGTGTCATCCGGGTGGGCGGATCGGATTTGCTGGATCTGGTCTGCACAACAGTGATTCTGTCGTTTCTGGTTGACCTACTGGTTGTGCTGGCGGAGTTTCTGTTGGCCAAGATGAACCGGCGGTCGGCGGGGAGGCTGGAAGGAGACGCGACATGA
- a CDS encoding YIEGIA family protein → MNLYTKMILVGTILGVIARLYMLRTDYRQYPTYPHGRVIHIALGVIASGLGAVAVPALIQKNYTAVTFLAMAAQQFRDVRNMERQMLSNVDQNELVPRGVTYIEGIAMVFEGRNYLAIFTAFVTSLATYFFNWYGGIAAGLAGIAISVRFMSGNVVGDIADIREGRLHFDGPNLYVDDIHIMNIGLEDSKQHILQQGIGIILTPKNANAKTTLAHLGQRQAIIHDVSTILGIYRDSGTPSFVPLSKRDLATGRLAFFLLPLERDMETAKFIISRSPVLENSIRKPLKSEAMKRLR, encoded by the coding sequence ATGAATCTGTATACGAAAATGATTCTGGTCGGCACGATCCTGGGGGTGATCGCCCGCCTGTACATGCTGCGGACCGATTACCGTCAGTATCCCACCTATCCGCACGGCAGGGTGATTCACATCGCGCTGGGCGTGATTGCGTCCGGGTTGGGGGCGGTTGCGGTGCCGGCCCTGATTCAGAAAAATTACACGGCCGTTACGTTTTTGGCGATGGCCGCCCAACAGTTTCGTGATGTTCGCAACATGGAACGGCAAATGCTGTCGAATGTCGACCAGAACGAACTGGTGCCGCGGGGCGTAACCTACATCGAAGGAATCGCGATGGTGTTCGAGGGCCGCAATTATCTCGCCATCTTTACCGCGTTTGTCACTTCGCTGGCCACCTATTTTTTCAATTGGTACGGCGGCATTGCTGCCGGGTTGGCGGGGATCGCGATCAGCGTCCGCTTTATGTCGGGCAATGTGGTAGGGGACATCGCCGACATCCGGGAGGGACGCTTGCATTTTGACGGTCCCAACCTGTACGTCGATGACATCCACATCATGAACATCGGGCTGGAAGATTCGAAACAGCACATTTTGCAACAGGGAATCGGCATCATTCTCACACCGAAAAATGCAAACGCGAAAACGACGCTCGCCCATCTCGGCCAGCGGCAGGCGATCATCCACGATGTATCGACCATCCTCGGCATCTACCGCGACAGCGGCACCCCGTCGTTCGTTCCCTTGTCCAAACGGGATCTGGCGACGGGTCGGCTGGCGTTTTTTCTGCTGCCGCTGGAGCGGGATATGGAAACGGCCAAATTTATCATTTCCCGCTCGCCGGTTCTGGAAAATTCGATCCGCAAACCGCTCAAATCGGAAGCGATGAAACGATTGAGGTGA
- a CDS encoding capping complex subunit for YIEGIA: MGTTLENMILAIITTSPDTVGGGSPIFYAKDRQELQATAFTLEKILDGMAHEVNPQIMIIVRH; the protein is encoded by the coding sequence GTGGGAACGACTCTGGAGAACATGATTTTGGCGATCATCACCACATCGCCTGACACGGTCGGCGGCGGCAGCCCGATTTTTTATGCGAAAGACCGGCAAGAGCTGCAGGCGACCGCGTTTACGCTGGAGAAAATTTTGGACGGGATGGCGCACGAGGTCAATCCGCAGATCATGATCATTGTCCGGCATTGA